Proteins found in one Triticum urartu cultivar G1812 chromosome 4, Tu2.1, whole genome shotgun sequence genomic segment:
- the LOC125551358 gene encoding uncharacterized protein LOC125551358 isoform X1 yields the protein MHKKNGYPPQRHELFIETHTCKKTGAPSSVAAANMFKKIEEKSNERPELLEKSIKQGDLFSHVAGKERNGYVRCIGLGPSAAGLGMPGTRKLKSTKLQMAEEEAKEARQSNAILVERVDKMEHNFQIVVTTLKDELQQMRRLLQSNVQQNIQFNPDYDLSHSGYGYVYRHEGGYEGVYGGGHGGGYRHEDGYEGGYGGGYGQEGGYEHEGEYEHEESAEFATRSHEVRQEKEATILHKKAQEALLQKKLTAPTQKNFVLSRTALHEVLQEKESTILQKKKATGLTQESKDVALHRYKMATSKEVAITQKNQQKGKDVILYNVYRDHSIPVAKATILSIDRRKVVGGQELGSEYCEVAMNYVIKRDAIIPRGVGNMTTMGQVQGRCIAWPYKHLEVDKSMEKAGMRPQAG from the exons AAAAAGATAGAAGAGAAGTCAAATGAGCGTCCAGAACTTTTAGAAAAAAGCATCAAGCAAGGTGACCTCTTCTCGCATGTCGCGGGAAAGGAGAGGAATGGGTATGTGAGGTGTATAGGTCTAGGACCAAGTGCTGCAGGTTTGGGCATGCCGGGTACTAGAAAGCTAAAATCCACGAAGCTTCAAATGGCCGAGGAAGAAGCAAAAGAAGCTCGACAATCAAATGCAATTCTTGTCGAGCGTGTAGATAAAATGGAGCATAATTTCCAAATAGTAGTTACAACTCTGAAGGATGAACTTCAACAAATGAGGAGACTGTTACAATCAAATGTGCAGCAAAATATTCAGTTCAATCCAGACTATGACTTGTCTCACTCTggatatggatatgtatatcgaCATGAAGGTGGATATGAAGGTGTATATGGAGGTGGCCATGGAGGTGGATATCGACATGAAGATGGATACGAAGGAGGATATGGAGGTGGATATGGACAGGAAGGAGGGTATGAACATGAAGGGGAGTATGAGCATGAAGAGAGTGCAGAATTTGCCACCCGCAGCCATGAGGTGCGGCAAGAGAAAGAAGCAACCATTTTGCATAAGAAGGCTCAAGAAGCACTCTTGCAAAAGAAGTTAACAGCACCCACTCAGAAAAACTTTGTACTTTCTCGTACCGCTCTACATGAGGTGCTGCAAGAGAAGGAATCAACCATTTTGCAAAAGAAGAAGGCAACAGGGCTCACACAAGAAAGTAAGGATGTGGCACTTCATCGCTACAAGATGGCAACAAGCAAGGAAGTTGCAATCACACAAAAAAACCAGCAG AAAGGAAAGGATGTGATCTTGTACAATGTTTATCGAGATCATAGTATCCCAGTGGCAAAAGCAACCATTCTATCAATTGATCGTAGAAAGGTGGTAGGTGGTCAGGAGCTTGGCTCTGAATATTGTGAGGTTGCCATGAACTATGTAATAAAAAGGGATGCTATAATACCTCGTGGTGTTGGGAACATGACCACCATGGGGCAAGTTCAAGGGCGATGTATCGCGTGGCCATACAAGCAT TTGGAAGTGGACAAGTCTATGGAAAAAGCAGGAATGCGACCACAAGCAGGCTAA